TGCTAGATGTTTGACACGTGGTTTCTCTTGGCTTACCGTTGGATGCCGTCTGTGTGATGGATCTCGTGCCACACCACGGTTTTTTGTGGATAACGTTCCCGAATACGCTACTAATTGAATTTAAGCATACCATTTTGAGTCCGGAATCTCAGTCCTCTACTCTCTCTTTCTTAGGCAATTGAACCTTAGAGCTTATTTTAAAAAACATAATTATCAGTAAAATATGTACAGAAGATATTGAGAGAATCACTCATGATCAATGGCCTTATTAATAAAGCTGCACTACACGTCTGCTAGTGTTGTAGATTTCATTTTAGACTTGGGTGTAATACAGCAAACAACTTACTTGTTTGCCAAAATGATTATATTTACACTACTAAAATATGTACAACAGTAATATTTTATACGTAGAATATAGAGAGGATAGTGTGTAtacagactttacccctaccctcGAAGGGTAGAAAGGTTGTTTTCGATAAATTCccaactcaagaaagatggaaaaaaaataataaaaacaagcAATATCAACAATAAGGGCCAgaaaaataataacaacaaaTTAAGAGCCAAAAAATAGATGAAAAGATGCCATTGAAACAAGCATTGGCCACAACAAGATACTTTAGTATGAAAATTCTTTGTTTTCAAAATCTTTTGGGAGTGTTTTAGTACCCTAATTTTTAAAGTTTATTAGATAACGAACTGTCATTTTGCCAGAGGCTAAAATATTGCAACACAGGTCAATACTTAGGTCCACATATAAGGACAGTGCTGAATTAACAATTTGTTCTAACGATTCTTCTCAGGATTTAGCTGAATTGCGCACACTTGAGAATCAGCCCACCACAGCAATATGGAGGTAGCCAAGTCCAAATTGGGCTAGTTTTAGCATGGGTAAGTGGCCCAATTCAAAAGAGCACGCGACTGTTTGGAAAAGGTGGAAATGACACCTCGTAGCCACTTTTAATCatgttgtttaaaatatatctataatttacaatatatttaaaaattaacCAATTTTGCCCACAATTTAGGACACAACATCCTAGAGTTTAAACCTCAAAATTCAAACTCATGTCCTAAAGTTCGAAAATTGTGTTCAGAAGTTCGAATCTTGTGTTTTGAATTTAAATTAGTAGCTCAGAAAttcaggacacttagtcctgaatTAAATAGCGGGCTTAAAAGTGAATATTGTTGTATTTTACCCGAAGCAAGGGGAACAGGAACGCATTTCTCAAGTTTGGCAATGATCGCACTCGAGATGATCTCTCTTTCCAATATACCAGATTTGTGTGGTTGGCCAAGAGTGCTTCTACTTTTTCTTCAGATAGAGTTAACGATATCGGAGGAAAGCAAAGGCCAGAGTTATTCATCTTAGGTTAACCAAACAAATTTGGTCCACCGAACTTTCAATGGGACACGTTCAAATCCAATATCCAACAGAAAAAAATGGAGGGAAGGTATTCTTGAAGAGGAATTGAATCCCCTCCAATGTTAAATTTATAGTCATTAGAGCCTCCTAAGTGTTTTCTGGAGAATTAGTGAGCACTTATTATACTACAGAACAACTAGCTTTATGCTTTATTTCAGAGTAACGAAGGGTACAAATGATACTACTCAGTTAACAGACATCACAAAATTATAATTAGTCAGAACTCTAGTTTTATTAGTGCTTGTAAAAGAGACAGGAAGAGAACTCTTCATAGTCGAAACTCGAGAGTAATCTATTTCTTAGCTACTTATATAGTAGTACTAGTTATCTAAACTATTTGCTCCAGAGTGTGATTAACAAAAGAACAGACTGCAAAACTAAGAAGCAGCAGTCAAGGGAGGTCGATGAGATGGTGCACCAAAGTAGTTCTGGGTTGCTGCTGAATTTCCATTCTGAATTTCAAATTGCCTACTTCCCTCGCTTACCTCTTCTTCCTCGTTCTCGTCCTCTTCTTCAGCATCCCACAGGAATCTAGCATACGAGGCCAGCACATAGCTGCATTAACAATATAGCACCCATTCGTCATGTTAAAAGATAAATAAGCACACCACCATAATCTTAACAGGGTCAACAAAAACAACAAACCCAATGAATTCCTACAAGCGGAGTTTGGGGAAGGTGATatgtatgcagccttaccctTATCCTAGAAGGCAAAGAGACTGTTTCCGGAAGGCTAACAAATTGTGTGATAGTGTGGGCAAATGGACCACCAAGATTTTTCAAGAGAGTGGACAAATAGCATAAAAATGTGGTCCATCTATAGTAGAGCTATTCAGGCTGGAATCAATTGAAGGTTCCATCAATCATTAACATGATAACAAATAGCAATATCTAATAAGTGACAACTAGAATTTTTTAACTCATCTAAAGATTCAAATGCTAAAAAGAAAGAGATGCGTGCATATGCATACCAGTCATCAGGGTCAGATTTCACGGCTTGATCAAAGTATGTGTGGGCACGACCTGCGTCATTTTGGGTTTGCCATATTAGATCAGCGTAGAGTGACAACACATTACCATCATTTGGATTTGCTAATATTGCTCTTCCGCAGTACTCCTCAGCTTTTTCTAAATCCCCCTTAACCTGTTTGCCCCAGTAATTGGCATCAAATGACCCAATAAAAAATATTGATAAATGAAGTacttaaaaatacataattattgaGAGGCAATGAAAATCAAATCTAGAATTGCCTTGCCTCTTTCAAGAATCTGGCATAATTGGCCAGAAGGAGACCATTTCCTGGATTGGCTTCGATCATTTTCTGGTAATAAGCCTCCGTACTCTCATGtccatgccaactatttgaatcttGAGAATCCGGTCCATCTCCGTCACGTGACCCGCCGCTGCCACCTCCACCGCAAACTCTACCTCCGCCGCCTCCACCTGCACCGCCCGCCACTAGCGACTGCAACACCCTCCCTTTTTCCTCAACAGCCGCAGCAGAAGTCTCCTCCTCCGCCTTTCCCAATCCGGAATTCGACAACAATCTCCTCACCTCTGTCGAACCCACTTCTCTCTCTTTTAGCTTCGCCGGCTTCGGCTTCTTTGACCCGTTTTTGTTCTTCTTTGGAAGTACAGCTGGATCTCGGAGGTCCGATTCGCGCATGCACCGGCTGGATGAATGTTTGGTCGGAGATTCATCATGACCAAACGACGTAGACATAGAATGAGATCCAGTCCTAATCAATTGCGGCGTCTGTATTGGTAGCATCTTGTCTGATTCCGGCGACGACCCGCACGAGATTGGTACCCATGAATTCAATAAAGGACTTGATGAACTTCTTAATAGCATCTTTTGGATGAGATCAATCGCAGATTAGGTTTTGTTTTCAGAAATCAGAATGAGTAACCAAAGGAGTCCCTCCAAAGGAGGAGAGAGTGAGAAGTGGTTGgctgagttgaaacttgaaacGCTTTTAAAGCCAAAAGAAGATCGCTGATGGAAATAAATCAGAGCCGTTGATTGGCCAAATGCCCCGGAAACCGACAAAAGTCAGTGTGATATAAATCTGCACGTTGAATAGTATAATATTTAGGTGGTGAGCGCCATACTAGCGTGGGTCCAGTTCTGCTCAGTGGGCTACAAATAGTTTTGGGGCTGGTCCCACGATGATTTGATAATAGGAGTAGGAAAGATGGTGTGATTTTGGAGCGGTCGATGATCATATGCGTAACTTTATGTTACATACACGGGCCAAATTACTTGTAGCGACTTTTTTAGAGGGGCAAACTCGCTAGTAGGGAAAGTAGAGGAAACATAGGAAAGACTTTTAGTTAGTGGTATAAGAAATTGTAACTAATCAGTTACAATTGAGGTtgacctattttcttttttttttttatttcaaaaagaTTGAATtctttttaaatttggaaataatttagtttaaactttcatttttattcttgatgagaagtttttataaccatacaaatatTCTGGAactctttttgacttgtttagtaTCACAAAttttaagtattcattttttcttaaactccatgtTCACATAAATTCTAACCGATGAAGTAGTACACTGCAATTtaagtttttaaatatttttgtgaaatGAAGAAAGGCATATTTCCTTATAAGCTATGTTACGAGTTAGAAATGTAAAAGGCTTATTTAATGCTAAAGACACCACATCTTAAAGGATGAAAGATGAGATTGTGTACCGGTAAAGTCGGGGGCAATGTCTACCCGATTCCCCCGATGAGAGAACGAAGGAGGAACACGGATCCGCGAGAATGTAAGTGAGGCCAGAGACCTTTCGTATCAAAACCCAGGGAGACTAAACGATATATCCAACATCGGACATGGTAAATCGACGCACCTCGTACCAGGCATAACTTCTAGACCTCGGAAGACGCAGTGAACGGTTATGCACGACGGATAGGGGCCGTAATAATCTCCCTCAACAAGTTATTACGGCGCAAATCTCGTTTAGAATCGAT
This sequence is a window from Nicotiana sylvestris chromosome 3, ASM39365v2, whole genome shotgun sequence. Protein-coding genes within it:
- the LOC104215358 gene encoding uncharacterized protein gives rise to the protein MLLRSSSSPLLNSWVPISCGSSPESDKMLPIQTPQLIRTGSHSMSTSFGHDESPTKHSSSRCMRESDLRDPAVLPKKNKNGSKKPKPAKLKEREVGSTEVRRLLSNSGLGKAEEETSAAAVEEKGRVLQSLVAGGAGGGGGGRVCGGGGSGGSRDGDGPDSQDSNSWHGHESTEAYYQKMIEANPGNGLLLANYARFLKEVKGDLEKAEEYCGRAILANPNDGNVLSLYADLIWQTQNDAGRAHTYFDQAVKSDPDDCYVLASYARFLWDAEEEDENEEEEVSEGSRQFEIQNGNSAATQNYFGAPSHRPPLTAAS